One region of Macadamia integrifolia cultivar HAES 741 unplaced genomic scaffold, SCU_Mint_v3 scaffold595, whole genome shotgun sequence genomic DNA includes:
- the LOC122069385 gene encoding protein-tyrosine-phosphatase MKP1-like has protein sequence MVGDDEDAAGSRGQCQISGTGAGPVGRKAFWRSASWSSRSASQSSAPFDHAKDFSNPHNGTNEKNNGGGQFRRFPLPLTPRSQQNNKARSCLPPLQPLSITRRGLDEWPKAGSDDVGEWPQPPTPSGRGDPNKPREGLKLDLSSFQRNPDPTGTLVKKDRIACFDKECSKVANHIYLGGDAVAKNRDILKQNGITHVLNCVGFVCPEYFKSDLVYKTLWLQDSPSEDITSILYDVFDYFEDVREQGGRVLVHCCQGVSRSTSLVIAYLMWREGQSFDDAFQFVKQARGIANPNMGFACQLLQCQKRVHAIPLSPSSVLRMYRMAPHSPYDPLHLVPKMLNDPSPSALDSRGAFIVHVPSVIYIWVGRSCQPIMERDARGAAFQVVRYERVQAPTITVEEGVEPSDFWAAFSNLPDSVDKSGNIVQIESAAKVVPGERKVDSYDEDFELFQKAITGGVVPAFSTSGAEHETHLPARESNWSVLRRKFALGDVKEFVPKGSLCRVYSDSMLIFDSDNRVNKFPHLSADSSSSSPHFSPSSFSSDSSNSSKSSSESPSLSPSTSSSTASPASSSVPDLPSKTSLHPIPNISESPKVGHTSKPCSEVISSPSKRLVLSLAERRGSLSPSLKLPTLVDDKSLSYRRDTITYLTSASQQNGMGRDNNTCSSIEFCSKEKVSESIEATAIEKEDSTQECQLQMFFVSSLSDQAATKEGTSVKKHPLLEVLDVSVFAEFMDNGSEFCNPIDPIVCRWPTLERVAPFGSANLDSEAAFLFFVPNTSVGKREGRMIYFWMGKSFKHDNCQIQLDVSSSVSDVEAIDWNQVVCDFLSTMGLPKGIPIEVVKEELEPEEFLELLK, from the exons ATGGTAGGAGACGACGAGGACGCCGCTGGTTCCCGAGGGCAGTGTCAGATCTCCGGCACTGGCGCTGGTCCCGTAGGCCGGAAAGCATTCTGGAGGTCAGCATCTTGGTCTTCTAGGTCTGCTTCTCAGAGCTCTGCCCCTTTCGATCATGCCAAAGACTTCTCAAATCCTCATAATGGCACCAACGAGAAGAACAACGGCGGAGGACAGTTCCGAAGGTTTCCTCTTCCTCTTACTCCTCGGTCCCAGCAGAATAATAAGGCTCGCTCTTGCTTACCCCCCTTGCAGCCATTGTCTATCACTCGCCGTGGCTTGGACGAGTGGCCCAAAGCTGGCTCAGATGATGTGGGAGAATGGCCCCAACCTCCCACCCCAAGTGGTCGAGGTGATCCGAACAAGCCCAGAGAAGGTTTGAAGCTCGACTTGTCTTCGTTTCAGAGAAACCCAGATCCCACAGGTACACTTGTTAAGAAAGACAGGATCGCCTGCTTTGATAAAGAATGCTCCAAAGTTGCCAACCACATCTATCTTGGTGGAGACGCTGTTGCTAAGAACAGGGATATTCTCAAGCAGAACGGTATCACCCATGTTCTCAACTGTGTGGGTTTCGTTTGCCCTGAATACTTTAAATCCGACCTCGTCTACAAGACCTTGTGGTTGCAGGATAGTCCTTCCGAGGATATCACTAGTATTCTCTATGATGTCTTTGACTACTTTGAAGATGTAAGGGAGCAGGGCGGGAGGGTTCTCGTCCACTGTTGTCAAGGGGTGTCTCGTTCTACGTCTCTGGTGATTGCTTATCTTATGTGGAGGGAAGGCCAGAGCTTCGATGATGCCTTTCAGTTTGTGAAGCAGGCCAGGGGAATTGCGAACCCCAACATGGGCTTCGCCTGCCAGTTGTTGCAGTGCCAGAAGAGAGTACATGCCATTCCGCTGAGCCCCAGTTCGGTGCTGAGGATGTATCGGATGGCTCCGCATTCTCCATATGATCCTCTCCATCTGGTTCCCAAGATGTTGAATGATCCTTCTCCATCTGCCCTGGATTCTAGAGGAGCGTTTATAGTACATGTGCCTTCTGTTATCTATATCTGGGTTGGTCGAAGTTGTCAGCCGATCATGGAGAGGGATGCAAGGGGAGCTGCTTTCCAGGTTGTTCGTTACGAGAGGGTGCAGGCCCCGACAATAACGGTTGAGGAAGGGGTAGAGCCATCAGACTTTTGGGCTGCATTTTCAAATCTTCCAGATTCAGTGGATAAGTCTGGGAACATTGTCCAGATTGAATCGGCAGCTAAAGTTGTTCCTGGTGAGAGGAAGGTGGACTCGTATGATGAGGATTTTGAATTGTTCCAGAAGGCAATTACTGGGGGTGTGGTGCCTGCGTTCTCAACATCAGGGGCTGAGCACGAAACTCACCTCCCTGCGAGGGAAAGCAATTGGAGTGTTCTAAGGCGTAAGTTTGCTTTGGGTGATGTGAAAGAGTTTGTCCCTAAGGGGTCCCTTTGCAGAGTCTATTCTGATTCAATGTTGATTTTCGACTCAGATAATAGGGTAAACAAATTTCCACATTTGTCAGcagactcatcatcatcttcacctCATTTTTCTCCGAGTTCCTTTTCTTCTGATTCAAGTAATAGCTCTAAATCTAGTTCAGAATCTCCTTCACTCTCCCCGTCTACATCTTCTTCTACAGCATCACCCGCTTCCTCCTCTGTGCCTGATTTGCCATCCAAGACATCTCTTCATCCCATCCCTAACATTTCAGAATCTCCTAAGGTCGGTCATACTTCAAAGCCTTGTTCTGAAGTGATCTCATCTCCATCTAAAAGATTGGTTCTCTCGCTTGCTGAACGGAGAGGTAGCTTGTCACCTTCTTTGAAGCTTCCAACCTTGGTTGATGATAAATCTCTGTCATACAGAAGGGACACAATCACATATTTAACTTCTGCAAGTCAACAGAATGGCATGGGTAGAGACAATAATACCTGTTCTTCGATAGAATTTTGTAGTAAAGAAAAAGTCTCAGAGTCCATTGAGGCCACTGCAATTGAAAAAGAAGATTCAACTCAAGAATGTCAGTTGCAGATGTTTTTCGTGTCATCTCTTAGCGACCAAGCAGCTACCAAGGAAGGTACTTCTGTAAAGAAGCATCCTCTGCTAGAGGTCCTGGATGTGTCTGTCTTTGCTGAATTTATGGACAATGGTTCTGAGTTTTGTAATCCAATTGACCCCATAGTTTGCCGCTGGCCTACTTTAGAAAGGGTTGCACCATTTGGCAGTGCCAATTTGGATTCAGAAgctgcttttcttttctttgttccaAATACTAGTGTAGGCAAGCGTGAAGGTAGAATGATATATTTCTGGATGGGAAAATCATTCAAGCATGATAATTGTCAGATTCAATTAGATGTCAGCAGCAGTGTAAGTGATGTAGAAGCGATTGACTGGAATCAAGTTGTTTGTGATTTTCTTTCTACAATGGGTCTACCGAAGGGCATCCCCATTGAG GTAGTTAAAGAAGAATTGGAGCCAGAagaattccttgaattgttgaAATGA
- the LOC122069367 gene encoding UDP-galactose/UDP-glucose transporter 5-like has protein sequence MEIHNQIFYTTLCSCILSLSGLMLQGHLLLAIDFVYRHNDCFLDIVLLSTVATASQFFISYTIRTFGALTFATIMTTRQLVSIMLSCIWFAHPLSWTQWIGAAIVFGTLYGKSFLRRIPHKPTPPENVPGSSATLNGNP, from the exons ATGGAAATACACAATCAAATATTCTATACAACACTGTGTTCCTGTATTCTCAGTTTAAGTG GACTTATGTTACAAGGGCATCTTCTTTTAGCAATAGATTTTGTGTACCGCCATAATGATTGCTTCCTTGACATTGTACTGCTTTCAACT GTTGCAACGGCTAGTCAATTCTTTATTTCCTACACAATCCGCACATTTGGTGCTCTTACATTCGCCACCATAATGACCACAAGACAG TTGGTGAGCATCATGCTGTCTTGCATTTGGTTTGCGCATCCTCTAAGCTGGACGCAGTGGATTGGAGCT GCTATTGTTTTTGGCACTCTTTATGGGAAAAGCTTTCTAAGACGTATACCTCACAAGCCTACACCACCAGAAAATGTGCCAGGGTCCAGTGCTACATTGAATGGCAACCCCTGA